Proteins encoded within one genomic window of Gambusia affinis linkage group LG09, SWU_Gaff_1.0, whole genome shotgun sequence:
- the LOC122836606 gene encoding protocadherin alpha-7-like isoform X29, whose translation MGQRKCATGRARGYLFGGFCAVLLWKLAAAQLRYSISEGMNEGTVVGNVAKDLGLDKSTLGDRKYRVVSSDADPLFRVNQVDGNLYVSRMIDREMVCSDSGTCLINLKTVLENPLEVHYVRVEVLDINDHSPSFQDNQTTMEIYESVLPGTRFQLTAAKDPDSGQFSVQQYRLSQNEHFRLEVKDKRNDIKLPILIVQKPLDRETARNHSLTLTAVDGGKPPKSGNMNILINVLDVNDNVPVFTKDAYSVMLSENSPIKTTVVQVKATDLDEGPNGEVIYSFSNSVSKNILNLFNINSLTGEITVKGLIDFEEKEEYDIEVRASDKGLPPLTAEKTVVIKMIDINDNAPEIEVTSFSSSIPEDSRPGTTVALISVTDLDSALNGNVICTISEDIVFALSATLQDNMFSVVTKSNLDREKTSRYDLTITAKDEGNPSLSSEKTISVVVSDVNDNSPEFSQNPYYFYTTEGNKPGSLVFSVKAFDKDENENARISYHVSVEGSKDSTLISFLSINSETGEMVALKSFDFEILKTFQFQVVATDSGTPSLSSNVTVNVFILDQNDNAPVILYPLSSNGSAEGVEEIPRNVNAGHLVTKVRAYDADIGYNGWLLFSLQEVTDHSLFGLDRYTGQIRTLRSFTETDEAEHKLVILVKDNGNVSLSATATVIVKLVEPKEAFAAADVKSAAKDDDDDHVTFYLMITLGAVSVLFIISIIVLIAMQCSKSTEYTSKYLQETNYDGTLCHSIQYRSGDKRYMLVGPRMSIGSTIVPGSHANTLVLPDRRRTSEEDVCTCGISYGGQRSG comes from the coding sequence ATGGGACAAAGGAAATGTGCGACAGGAAGAGCGCGGGGATATTTATTTGGAGGCTTCTGTGCAGTGCTTTTGTGGAAGTTAGCTGCAGCACAATTAAGATATTCGATCTCCGAGGGAATGAATGAAGGAACTGTGGTCGGAAATGTCGCAAAAGATCTGGGATTGGATAAAAGCACACTCGGTGACAGAAAGTATCGGGTTGTGTCTAGTGATGCTGATCCACTCTTTCGTGTAAATCAAGTCGATGGAAACCTTTATGTCAGCCGAATGATCGACAGAGAGATGGTGTGCTCAGACAGCGGTACGTgtttaataaatctgaaaacGGTGCTTGAAAACCCGCTGGAAGTGCATTACGTCAGGGTTGAAGTGTTGGATATAAATGATCATTCTCCCAGCTTCCAAGACAACCAGACCACTATGGAGATTTACGAATCGGTGTTGCCCGGAACAAGATTTCAGCTCACAGCCGCAAAAGATCCAGACAGCGGCCAGTTCTCTGTGCAGCAGTATAGACTTAGCCAAAACGAACATTTTCGACTCGAAGTTAAGGATAAAAGAAACGACATTAAACTACCGATTTTGATTGTGCAAAAACCTCTAGACAGAGAAACAGCAAGGAACCATTCCCTGACACTCACGGCCGTGGATGGAGGTAAACCTCCTAAATCCGgtaatatgaatattttaataaacgtTTTGGATGTAAACGACAATGTGCCCGTTTTCACAAAAGATGCTTATTCAGTGATGCTCAGTGAAAATTCACCAATAAAAACAACGGTTGTGCAGGTTAAAGCGACGGATTTAGACGAAGGTCCGAATGGAGAAGTAATTTACTCCTTTAGCAACAGTGTGAGCAAGAATatcttaaatctttttaatatCAATTCATTAACCGGTGAGATAACAGTGAAAGGTTTAATagattttgaggaaaaagaGGAATATGACATAGAAGTTCGAGCATCTGATAAAGGCCTCCCCCCACTCACAGCTGAAAAAACTGTCGTCATAAAAATGATCGATATTAATGATAACGCTCCGGAGATTGAAGTTACTTCATTTTCAAGCTCAATTCCTGAAGATTCTCGACCAGGGACCACCGTTGCGCTCATCAGTGTGACTGATTTGGACTCGGCTCTTAATGGAAACGTTATTTGCACGATAAGTGAGgatattgtttttgctttgtcagCAACATTGCAAGATAATATGTTTTCAGTAGTAACCAAATCAAATCTGGACCGAGAGAAAACGTCGCGATACGACCTGACAATAACTGCAAAAGACGAAGGGAATCCTTCACTGTCATCTGAAAAAACAATCAGCGTTGTAGTGTCAGATGTGAATGACAACAGTCCAGAATTTTCACAAAATCCGTATTATTTTTATACGACTGAGGGAAACAAACCAGGTTCCTTGGTGTTTTCTGTAAAAGCTTTTGACAAAGATGAAAACGAGAATGCGCGTATATCGTACCACGTTAGTGTAGAGGGAAGCAAGGATAGcacattaatttcatttttaagcattaatTCTGAGACTGGAGAAATGGTGGCACTGAAAAGTTTCGactttgaaattctgaaaactTTCCAGTTCCAAGTTGTCGCCACTGATTCTGGGACTCCGTCACTCAGCAGCAACGTCACAGTGAACGTGTTCATTCTGGATCAGAACGACAACGCTCCAGTCATCCTGTATCCACTCAGCTCCAATGGTTCTGCTGAAGGTGTGGAGGAGATTCCCCGTAATGTGAACGCAGGACACTTGGTGACTAAAGTCAGAGCCTATGACGCTGATATAGGATATAATGGCTGGTTGctgttttcactgcaggaagTTACTGACCACAGTCTGTTTGGTTTGGACCGCTACACTGGACAGATCAGAACACTTCGCTCATTCACAGAGACAGACGAGGCTGAACATAAACTGGTCATACTGGTCAAGGATAATGGCAACGTTTCACTCTCAGCAACAGCTACTGTGATTGTTAAACTGGTGGAACCAAAAGAGGCTTTTGCAGCTGCCGATGTTAAAAGTGCAGCAAAGGATGATGACGATGATCATGTGACTTTTTACCTGATGATCACTTTGGgtgcagtttcagttttatttatcatcagTATCATCGTACTGATTGCAATGCAGTGCTCCAAATCCACAGAATATACTTCTAAATATCTCCAAGAGACTAATTATGATGGGACACTTTGTCACAGCATCCAGTACAGATCTGGAGACAAACGATACATGTTAGTTGGACCGAGGATGAGTATTGGATCTACTATAGTACCTGGAAGTCATGCAAACACACTAGTGCTGCCTGACAGGAGGAGAACATCTGAAGAG
- the LOC122836606 gene encoding protocadherin alpha-3-like isoform X27, producing the protein MLEFTMEQRSRVPRRPGQYLAGCIAAMLLFSGVSAQLKYSISEEVNEGTVVGNIAKDLELDKSILKDRKYRIVSNDAEPFFRVNQDDGVLYVSQKIDREKVCSQSSTCLLNVKTVLENPLEVHYVVVEVLDINDHTPVFQENELRLEISESVFSGARFQLKAAKDPDSGRFSVQQYKLNQNDQFRLEVKDKGDDGKIPVLIVQKPLDRETAKKHSLVLTAMDGDKPPKTGSMNIQIHILDVNDNVPVFSSDAYSVTLRENSPLGTTVVQVNATDLDDGTNGEVIYSLGKSMNQQALNIFDINPITGDITVKGLIDYEERDKYEIEIEASDKGIAPLTTEKSVNIKIIDLNDNAPEIEVTSFSSSIPEDTRPGTTVALISVNDLDSGVNGKVICSMSEDIPFTLAPTIQDTIFSLVTKYPLDREKQSHYDLTIFAKDAGQPPLSSEKTISVVVSDVNDNRPEFVLSPYTFYLSEANEPGTSVFSVKAFDRDENDNAIISYQVGRGGKENDKLTSFLNINSETGEIVALKSFDFETLKTFQFQVVATDSGTPSLSSNVTVNVFILDQNDNAPVILHPLSSNGSAEGVEEIPRNVNAGHLVTKVRAYDADIGYNGWLLFSLQEVTDHSLFGLDRYTGQIRTLRSFTETDEAEHKLVILVKDNGNVSLSATATVIVKLVEPKEAFAASDVKSAAKDDEGNDVTFYLMITLGGVSILFIISIIVLIAMQCSKSTEYTSKYLQETNYDGTLCHSIQYRSGDKRYMLVGPRMSIGSTIVPGSHANTLVLPDRRRTSEEQQRHSERVHSGSERQRSSHPVSTQLQWFC; encoded by the exons ATGCTCGAGTTTACTATGGAACAAAGGAGTCGCGTACCAAGAAGGCCGGGCCAGTATTTGGCTGGATGCATCGCTGCTATGCTTTTATTTAGTGGAGTTTCAGCccaattaaaatattcaatctCCGAGGAAGTAAATGAAGGAACTGTGGTCGGAAATATCGCAAAGGATCTGGAGTTGGATAAGAGCATCCTCAAAGACAGAAAGTATCGGATTGTTTCAAATGATGCGGAACCCTTCTTTCGTGTAAATCAAGACGACGGAGTCCTTTATGTCAGCCAAAAGATCGACAGAGAGAAGGTGTGCTCGCAAAGTAGCACGTGTTTATTAAACGTGAAAACGGTGCTGGAAAACCCACTGGAAGTGCATTACGTTGTGGTAGAGGTGCTGGATATAAATGACCACACTCCAGTCTTCCAAGAGAATGAGCTCAGGCTGGAAATTTCTGAATCCGTGTTTTCTGGAGCACGGTTTCAACTGAAAGCTGCTAAAGATCCAGATAGTGGTCGTTTCTCCGTGCAGCAGTATAAACTTAACCAAAACGATCAGTTTCGATTGGAAGTTAAGGATAAAGGCGATGATGGGAAAATACCCGTTTTGATCGTACAAAAACCTTTAGACAGAGAGACAGCAAAAAAACACTCCCTAGTACTCACAGCTATGGATGGAGATAAACCCCCAAAAACAGGTAGTATGAATATCCAAATACATATTTTGGATGTAAACGATAATGTTCCGGTTTTCTCCAGCGATGCTTATTCTGTGACGTTAAGAGAAAATTCCCCATTGGGAACAACAGTCGTCCAGGTCAACGCAACCGATTTAGATGACGGAACAAACGGAGAGGTGATTTATTCACTAGGCAAGAGCATGAATCAGcaagctttaaatatttttgatattaacCCGATAACTGGAGATATAACTGTAAAAGGTTTAATAGATTACGAAGAAAGAGATAAATATGAAATAGAAATTGAGGCATCTGATAAAGGAATTGCTCCACTTACTACTGAAAAAAGtgttaatataaaaattattgaTCTGAATGATAACGCTCCTGAGATTGAGGTTACTTCATTTTCCAGCTCAATTCCAGAAGACACTCGACCTGGAACTACAGTCGCGCTGATCAGTGTAAATGATTTGGACTCTGGTGTTAATGGGAAAGTGATCTGCTCAATGAGCGAGGACATTCCATTTACTTTAGCACCAACTATTCAAGACACTATATTCTCCTTAGTTACCAAATACCCTCTGGACAGAGAGAAGCAATCGCATTATGACCTGACGATATTTGCAAAAGATGCAGGACAACCTCCGCTGTCATCTGAGAAAACAATCAGCGTTGTGGTGTCGGATGTGAATGATAACCGCCCAGAGTTTGTTTTGAGTCCATATACTTTTTATCTTAGTGAGGCTAATGAACCTGGGACGTCAGTATTTTCGGTTAAAGCTTTTGACCGTGATGAAAATGATAACGCAATTATTTCATACCAAGTAGGTAGAGGCGGAAAAGAGAATGACAAATTGACCTCATTTCTCAACATCAACTCTGAAACAGGCGAGATTGTGGCACTGAAAAGTTTCGattttgaaactctgaaaactTTCCAGTTCCAAGTTGTCGCCACTGATTCTGGGACTCCGTCACTCAGCAGCAACGTCACAGTGAACGTGTTCATTCTGGATCAGAACGACAACGCTCCAGTCATTTTGCATCCACTCAGCTCCAACGGTTCTGCTGAAGGTGTGGAGGAGATTCCCCGTAATGTGAATGCAGGACACTTGGTGACTAAAGTCAGAGCCTATGACGCTGATATAGGATATAATGGCTGGTTGctgttttcactgcaggaagTTACTGACCACAGTCTGTTTGGTTTGGACCGCTACACTGGACAGATCAGAACACTTCGCTCATTCACAGAGACAGACGAGGCTGAACATAAACTGGTCATACTGGTCAAGGATAATGGCAACGTTTCACTCTCAGCAACAGCTACTGTGATTGTTAAACTGGTGGAACCAAAAGAAGCTTTTGCAGCTTCTGATGTTAAAAGTGCAGCAAAGGATGATGAGGGAAATGATGTGACTTTTTACCTCATGATTACTTTGGGAGGAGTTTCTATTCTGTTTATCATAAGTATAATCGTGCTGATTGCAATGCAGTGCTCCAAATCCACAGAATATACTTCTAAATATCTCCAAGAGACCAATTATGATGGGACGCTTTGTCACAGCATTCAGTACAGATCTGGAGACAAACGCTACATGTTAGTTGGACCCAGAATGAGTATTGGATCTACTATAGTACCTGGAAGTCATGCAAACACACTAGTGCTACCTGACAGGAGGAGAACATCTGAAGAG CAGCAACGTCACAGTGAACGTGTTCATTCTGGATCAGAACGACAACGCTCCAGTCATCCTGTATCCACTCAGCTCCAATGGTTCTGCTGA